The sequence GGCGGGTTCGATCGTGCGGATGGCAAAGGCGCGCAGCGGGTGGAGTTTCTCCTCCCCCCAGTGGATGACGTCACGCGGGAAGAACCGGGACATATCCCCAAGCTACGGCGCGGGACGGATCGATGTAACGCCCCCGGCAGTCACCGGGGTGGCGCGCGCCCTCACATCCGGCGCCCCGCGGCCTTATGGCTTGCCGACGACGGCGAGGAGGAATTCCAGACTGTCCTCGGCGTGCACCCGCCAATAGGTCCACGTATGCCCGCCGGTGAACTCGCCGTAGCGCCGCGGCACGCCGGCGCTGGCAAGCGCCGCATTGAAGTCGCGGTTGTGGAGCAGCCAGGGGTCGTCAGCGCCCACATCGAAGTACAACGCCGGCATCAGCGCCTGACCGGCCTGCACGCGCGGCAGCAGGCGCCCGAGCATCACGACGGGGTCGCGGGCCCGCCACGCGATCGTATCGGGACCAAAGGCCAGCCGCTGCGACTTCCAGAGCCCGCGCGCCGCCTGCTGCAGCTGCGCCATGCTGGTGGCGTAGCGATTGGCGTCGGGCGCCACCATGCCGGGGAGGAGCCGCGGCGAGAGGACGCCGGAGTGACTGGCGGCGGCGGCAAACCGATCGGGGTGAGCAAGCGCGAGCGTGATGGCGCCGTACCCGCCCATGCTCAGGCCGGCGATGGCGCGATGCGCGCGGTCGGCCCTGGTGCGGTAGTGGTGGTCCATGTGGTCCACCACGTCGCGCTCGATGTAATCGTCGTAGCGCGGCCACGGGACACAGTAGGTCGCCGCCGGTTCCTTGCGACTCGTGTCGCCGGTGCACGCCGGGACGTCGGGCAGCTGCCCCCAGGTGGTGTACCAGCTGTCGTCACCATCGGGCATGGCAATGATCGCTTCCGGTGTCCCCGCGGCCACGAGCGAGTCCATCGTGCGATCGAGCGCGCCGTTATCGACCCAGTTCTTTTCGTTGCCGCCCAGGCCGTGCAGATACACGAGGAGCGGATAGCGCCTGGTGGGGCTCGACGCGTAACTCGGCGGGAGGTAGACGCGAAGGGCCTTTCGGGCGCCGATCGCGTTCCCCCACACGGTGTCCATGCGGACGGTCCCGCGGGGAAACGTGGCGGGCGTCGCGTTGGCGGGCGGCGCACTCTGCGCGCGCGCCACGCCGGCGCCGAGCGCCAGCGCGACGGCCAACGCCCCGACCCCACGCGCCATCGTCACCGGATGATCGTCCCCAGCCGCCCCCACCGGATGTCGGTGATGAAGGGGAACGGACGGTCGGACTCATCGCTGTTGCGGTACGAGTAGTACACGAACACCGGGCGCCCGCGCACATTCTCGCGCGGCACCATCCCCCAATAGCGGGCGTCCTTGGAGTCGTAGCGGTTGTCGCCGAGCATGAAGAGATGCTTGGCCGGCACCACCAGCGGCCCCCAGTCGTCGAGCGTGGGCTGCGCGGGCGGCTCGCCAAAGCGCGAGCCCTTGAGCTCGAACTGATGCTGCCACTGGAAGAGCGGATGCGAGAAGCCGCCGTCCTGCTTGGGGTTCTGCGCGGCGGCCGGCCCCTGGGGCTGCGGCTGCCCATTCACGTGCAGCAGCCCACCGCGCATGTAGATCGTGTCACCGGCGACGGCGACGAGGCGCTTCACCAGCGTGGGATTCGGATCTTCCGGCTGGTCGATCTGGGTGGGCGACACGAACACCACCACGTCGCCACGCTCGGGTTCGTCGTACCCCGGCAGGTTCACGTTCGTGAACGGAACGTGCGGGCCGTAGGCCAGCTTGTTGACGAACAGCCAATCCCCGACGAGCAGCGTCGGGATCATGCTCCCCGAGGGGATGCGGTACGCCTCGATCAGGAACGTCCGGATGGCGAGGAAGATCGCCACCGTGACGAGAATCGCCTTGATGTTCTCCCAGGTGGAGGCGCCCCCGGACGAGCCCCCGCCGCTCTTCGTGCCGGAGCGGAGCTGGGAGACGGAGGAGCGATCGGACGAGGACGGCTTCGCGGCCACGGGCAGGCAGGGAATGAGGACAGAGAGAAGGGGCGCGTCCCACCGGGACGCGCCCCTTCAAACATACGCAGAAGACCGCGCTGGGTTACGAGAGGTTTGCGTTCATGAACTTCATCATCTCGAACATGTCAGCCGACTTCTTGCCGCCAAACAGAGCCTTGAGCTTGTCGTCGGCGTTGATCTGGCGCTTGTTCTTCTGGTCCTGGAGGCCGTTCTTCTTGATGTAGGCCCAGAGCTTCTTGACGGAGTCCGTGCGCGCCAGCGGCTTGTCGCCAACGATCGCGGCCAGCACGGCCGACGGCGTCATCGCCTTCATGAACGCCGGGTTCGGGGCACGCTTAGTCGCCTTCTTGGCGGCCTTCTTCGGGGCGGCCTTCTTGGCCGGCGCCGCCTTCTTGGCGGCAGCCTTCTTCGGCGCGGCCTTCTTCGGGGCGGCCTTCTTGGCAGCCTTCTTCGGAGCAGCCTTCTTCGCAGCCTTCTTCGCGGACTTCTTCGCAGCGGCCATGTCGTCTCCTGAGTGGTTTGACCGTTGGGTCGGGTCGAGCAATCCATGTCTCGACAGGATCGCGCGAAGTCGGTACGCGCTTCGCGGACGGGCACAAACTACAATCGCGCGATACGCGCGCAATAGGTGATTTCGCGTTTTTCCCTCTGAGAATCGAAAATTTTTCGCGTTTTTCCCTCGGAAACGCGTGATCGCGCGCGTTCGCACGCGTCAGCGCGCGCCCAATGCGCCCTCGAGAAACCCCGCGATCGCCCCGAGTGCCGCCGGGTGCACGCGCCGATCGACCAGTCGGACGTACCCCTCCGGGCCGCCATCGTCATCGGCGAGGAACAGGTGATTGGTCCGGGGCACCCGCTCGACGCGCACCCGCGCACCACCCTCGCGGAGCGCGGCCGCCAACTCGGCCGCCTGTGCGACCGGCACCTGCTGATCCGTCTCGCCGTGGACGAGCAGGACCGGCGCATGCGTCGTGCGCGCGGCCGTGCGGGCGGCGTCGCGCGGGTCGAGCGCGAACCAGGTGCGGAGCCACGGCTCCCGCTCGGCCAGCCGCTCGGCTTCACCTTCGGCGGCCGAGAGGACGGGCGTGCGCATCGGCGGTGGAAACGCCGCCAGATCGCGGGTGACCACCGCCTGCCGCTGCCAGCGGGCGAGTTCACGACCGGGGCGTGACGCCGCCCCCAGCAGCACGAGCGCACGCACCGGCGGCAGCGCGGGCGCCGCGAGCAGCGCCACCAGCGCCCCTTCGCTGTGCCCGATCAACGCCAGGCGGGTGCCATCCACCGATGGCGCCGTCTGCAGCCAGCGTACCGCCGCCTCGGCGTCGTGCGCGAAGTCCACGGTCGTACTGCCGGCGAACTGCCCGGTCGATGCGGCCGTCCCGCGGTCATCGAGACGGAGCGACGCGATACCACGCCCCGCCAGCGAATCGGCCACCTCCTGCCACGGCTGATAGCCCGGCAGATCGTCGCGCGCCCCGTCGCGATTCTGTGGTCCCGAGCCGCCCAGGATGAGTGCCACCGGCGCGCGCGTCCCATCGCTCCGGCTCGGCACCGTCAACGTGCCGGCGAGCACGAGCTCCCCACCCGCGGTGCCCACGGGCACGCGCACGTCGAAGCGATCCACCACCGACGCCGCCGGCGCGCGACAGGCGCCGAGGGCAACGGCGAGCCACCACCCGGCACCGACGCTGCGCGCCGCCCCCCACGAACGCCGACGCGCGCGACGGCTCAGGGCGCGAGCGACCGCAGCAGCGCGATGGAGCGGACGTCCCATGGATCGGGGGTGTCGTCATCCTCCGCCACCGTTTCGATCTCCTGCGGCGTTTCGAGGATGAGTGGGATCTGCTGCGCCCGCCGATCGTGCAGCAGCCAGCCGAATGCGTCGGCGCCGATCAGCCCCTCGCCGATCAGCTTGTGCCGGTCCTTGTTCGAGCCCAGCGCGCCTTCGCTGTCATTCAAGTGGAAGAACGCCGGCGGCTCACCCGTCGCCGATTCGAAGGCATCGAGCACCCCGGTGAGCGCCTGCGGCGATTCGTTGATCGGGAATCCCGACGCAAAGAGATGGCAGGTGTCGAGGCCGTACCCGGTGCGATGGCGCTGGGCCGCCGGAATGCCGCTGAGCATGAGCGCCACTTCCTCCGGCGTCCGCCCTACGGTCGTGCCGGCGCCGGCGGTGTTCTCGATGAGCAGACGCGTCGCGCCGTCCGGAACGTGGGCCAGCGCGCGGCGCATCGCCTCGCTCACCCGCGCACAGGCCGCGTCGCGGTCGCCATCGGTGGCGGCCCCGGGGTGAAAGCAGACGCCGCCCACGCCGAGCGCCGTGGACCGTTCGAATTCCTTGGCGAGGCCGGCCGCTGCGCGGGCCCACTTTTCTTCATCGGGCGTGGCGCAGTTCAGTACGTACGCGGCGTGCACGATCACGTGCTCGGGGCGAATCCCGGCCTCCGCCAGCGCTTCCCGGAAGCGCGCCAGGCGATCCGGCTTCACGCCGACCTTGTCGTTGTAGTACTTGGGAATCGCGCTGAAGATCTGGAGCGCCTGCATGCCGGCGCGACCGGCGCGGCGGGCGGCCATCGGAATGCCACCGGTGTCGAGACAATGGGCGCCGAGCAGCAGCATCGGGACAGGGGCCAGAGGGGAGAGACGAGCGGTCAGCGGAGCACGCGTACACGGCGGGTGACGAACACAGGCGAGGCGCCCGCCGCCGGGGCGGACGGATCGGCGGCCACATCGCTCCACCCGAGGGCCACCGCACGGCCGTGCACGACGACGTGAGGATCGCGCGCATCGCCGGCCTCACCACTGGCCGTGAGCCGCTGCTCCTCGAAGGTATGCCCTGCCGTGCGCGAGATGGCGAGCCCCACCCGCGAGCGGCCGCGGGTGTTGGGGTCCTCATAGGCCACCGCCACGACATCACCGTCGCTCGCCACCCGCGCCACGCCCAGCTGCTCGCCATAGAGCACGGCCGCCGGGACTTCGAACGAGGCCCGCGGATCCATCTGGTGCGCATAGAACACGCCGGGCCCTTCGGGGCCGCGAACCGTATAGGCGACATGCAGGAATTTCGTGCGGGCGTCCCAGGCCACGCTGGGTGCCGGCCGCACGCAGCCATGCGCACCGCGCTCGGCCGCCTGCGCATCACCCGGCCCCTGATCGAGCGTGTCCACCGGCAGCGGCCCGCGCCAGGCACCGCGGCTGCCATCGCGCCACGCCGCCACCAGATGGACGCGCCCGGCCGTGGCGCGGGTCCACCAGAGCGCGGCCGTACCGAACCCCGGGGCCTCCACGGTGCGCAGCGTCCGGGCGCAGCGGGCGTCATCCCGCGGCAGGTCGCCATCGCCGAGTGGGCCGGCTGCGGGCATGGGCATGGTGCTCATGTCGTGCGCGGCGTGATTCATACCCGGCATCGGTGCAGCGGCGCTGGCCCCCGCGCTCGCCGTCGCGCTCGCCGTCGCGCTCGCGGTCGCCCTCGCGGCCGCGACGGGCGCTGTGGACGATGCGGTATCCGTCGCCTCGGGCAGTCCAGCCGTCAGCCCCGCCAGCAGCGACAGGGCACCGGCCTCGCGCAGGCGATCCTGCATCAGCTGAAAGGCGGCCAGTGCCGACGAATCGGCCAGCGTGGAATCGAGGGGCTCGGACGGCAGATTGGCGAGCGGCGAGGGCATGGTGGTGCGCACCGGCGCGGGGTCCACCCACGCGAGCGGCGCCGTGTCGCAGGCGAGGCTGCCGAGCGCAGCACTGCCGAGCAGCAGGGTGCGGAGCACGCGTGCGCGGGGGAGCACAGAACAGACCATGTGCGAAGGGTACTGCGCGCACGCGCCGATGGTAGCTTTCAGTGCTCCCCCATTTCCTTCCGATGCTCCGGAGACCCTGATGTCCTTTGCTGCTTTCGACGGGACGCGCCGCGTGCCGCCCGCTGTGAACGAACCGGTGCGGAGCTACGCGCCGGGCTCCCGTGAACGCGCGTCGCTCGAAGCGCGCCTGGCCCAGATGGCGGCCGAGGTGGCCGAAATCCCCGTGGTCGTGGGCGGGCGTCGGATTCAGACCGGCGATACCGGCACCGTGAACATGCCCTGTGATCATCAGCACGTGCTGGCGCGCTACCACAAGGCGACGCCGGCGCTGGTGCACGAGGCCATCGCCGCGGCGGCCGAGGCCAAGAAGGAATGGGCGAGCTGGCGCTGGGAAGACCGCGCCGCGGTGTTCCTCCGGGCGGCGGAGCTGCTGACCACCACGTGGCGCGACACGATCCTCGCGGCCACGATGCTCGGCCAGGCCAAGACCGTGCATCAGGCCGAGATCGATGCGGCGTGCGAGCTCATCGACTTCTGGCGCTTCAATGCCCAGTTCGCGCAGGAGCTCTACAACGAGCAGCCGCTGAGCGACCACTCGATGTGGAACCAGCTCGACTACCGCCCGCTCGAAGGGTTCGTGTACGCGGTCACGCCCTTCAACTTCACGGCCATCGGCGGCAACCTGCCGGGTGCGCCGGCACTGATGGGCAACACGGTGCTCTGGAAGCCGAGCGCGACGGCCACGCTGTCGAGCTGGTACACGTTCCTGCTCCTCGAGGAAGCCGGGCTGCCCAAGGGCGTGATCAATTTCCTCCCGGGCGACGCGGCGATGATCTCCGACATCGCGCTCACACACCGCGATCTGGCTGGCGTGCACTTCACCGGCTCGACCGGCGTCTTTAACAGCATGTGGGAGACGGTCGGCAAGAACATGAACAAGTACCGCTCGTACCCGCGCATCGTGGGCGAGACGGGGGGCAAAGATTTCATCGTGGCGCATCCGAGCGCCGACCCGCAGGCGCTGGCCGTGGGCATGGTGCGCGGCGCCTTCGAGTATCAGGGGCAGAAGTGCTCGGCGGCGAGCCGCGCCTACATCCCGGCGTCGCTCTGGCCCACCGTGAAGGAACGCTGCGTGAAGATGATGGGCGAGATGAAGCAGGGCGACACGCGCGACTTCACGAACTTCGTGGCCGCCGTGATCGACGAGCGCGCCTTCACGCGCCTGGCGGCCGCGATCGACGAAGCCAAGGCGAACGCGACGATCGTGGCCGGCGGTGGCTACGACAAGTCGAAGGGGTGGTTCATCCAGCCCACGATCATCGAGACCAAGGACCCGAACTACCGCACGCTGTGCGAGGAGCTCTTCGGGCCCGTGCTCACCGTTTATGTCTACGACGATGCGAAGTGGCTCGAAACGCTGGCGATCGTCGACAGCACGTCGCCCTATGCGCTCACCGGTGCCGTGTTCTCGAACGATCGGCAGGGCGTGCGGGAAGCGATGAGCGTGCTGCGCCACGCGGCCGGCAACTTCTACATCAACGACAAGCCGACGGGCGCCGTGGTCGGGCAGCAGCCGTTCGGTGGCGCGCGCGGCTCGGGCACCAACGACAAGGCCGGCTCCAAGTCGAACCTCATGCGCTGGACGAGCACGCGCACGATCAAGGAGACGTTCTCGCCGCCGCTCGACTGGAAGTACCCCTACCTGGGCTGACCCCCGGGCGCGCACGTGGTGTAGTTGACCACGCGCGCCGAGTCGACCGGAAAATTCCAC is a genomic window of Gemmatimonadaceae bacterium containing:
- a CDS encoding SWIB/MDM2 domain-containing protein, encoding MAAAKKSAKKAAKKAAPKKAAKKAAPKKAAPKKAAAKKAAPAKKAAPKKAAKKATKRAPNPAFMKAMTPSAVLAAIVGDKPLARTDSVKKLWAYIKKNGLQDQKNKRQINADDKLKALFGGKKSADMFEMMKFMNANLS
- a CDS encoding deoxyribonuclease IV, with the protein product MLLLGAHCLDTGGIPMAARRAGRAGMQALQIFSAIPKYYNDKVGVKPDRLARFREALAEAGIRPEHVIVHAAYVLNCATPDEEKWARAAAGLAKEFERSTALGVGGVCFHPGAATDGDRDAACARVSEAMRRALAHVPDGATRLLIENTAGAGTTVGRTPEEVALMLSGIPAAQRHRTGYGLDTCHLFASGFPINESPQALTGVLDAFESATGEPPAFFHLNDSEGALGSNKDRHKLIGEGLIGADAFGWLLHDRRAQQIPLILETPQEIETVAEDDDTPDPWDVRSIALLRSLAP
- the pruA gene encoding L-glutamate gamma-semialdehyde dehydrogenase — translated: MSFAAFDGTRRVPPAVNEPVRSYAPGSRERASLEARLAQMAAEVAEIPVVVGGRRIQTGDTGTVNMPCDHQHVLARYHKATPALVHEAIAAAAEAKKEWASWRWEDRAAVFLRAAELLTTTWRDTILAATMLGQAKTVHQAEIDAACELIDFWRFNAQFAQELYNEQPLSDHSMWNQLDYRPLEGFVYAVTPFNFTAIGGNLPGAPALMGNTVLWKPSATATLSSWYTFLLLEEAGLPKGVINFLPGDAAMISDIALTHRDLAGVHFTGSTGVFNSMWETVGKNMNKYRSYPRIVGETGGKDFIVAHPSADPQALAVGMVRGAFEYQGQKCSAASRAYIPASLWPTVKERCVKMMGEMKQGDTRDFTNFVAAVIDERAFTRLAAAIDEAKANATIVAGGGYDKSKGWFIQPTIIETKDPNYRTLCEELFGPVLTVYVYDDAKWLETLAIVDSTSPYALTGAVFSNDRQGVREAMSVLRHAAGNFYINDKPTGAVVGQQPFGGARGSGTNDKAGSKSNLMRWTSTRTIKETFSPPLDWKYPYLG
- a CDS encoding esterase family protein; this translates as MARGVGALAVALALGAGVARAQSAPPANATPATFPRGTVRMDTVWGNAIGARKALRVYLPPSYASSPTRRYPLLVYLHGLGGNEKNWVDNGALDRTMDSLVAAGTPEAIIAMPDGDDSWYTTWGQLPDVPACTGDTSRKEPAATYCVPWPRYDDYIERDVVDHMDHHYRTRADRAHRAIAGLSMGGYGAITLALAHPDRFAAAASHSGVLSPRLLPGMVAPDANRYATSMAQLQQAARGLWKSQRLAFGPDTIAWRARDPVVMLGRLLPRVQAGQALMPALYFDVGADDPWLLHNRDFNAALASAGVPRRYGEFTGGHTWTYWRVHAEDSLEFLLAVVGKP
- a CDS encoding alpha/beta fold hydrolase encodes the protein MGRPLHRAAAVARALSRRARRRSWGAARSVGAGWWLAVALGACRAPAASVVDRFDVRVPVGTAGGELVLAGTLTVPSRSDGTRAPVALILGGSGPQNRDGARDDLPGYQPWQEVADSLAGRGIASLRLDDRGTAASTGQFAGSTTVDFAHDAEAAVRWLQTAPSVDGTRLALIGHSEGALVALLAAPALPPVRALVLLGAASRPGRELARWQRQAVVTRDLAAFPPPMRTPVLSAAEGEAERLAEREPWLRTWFALDPRDAARTAARTTHAPVLLVHGETDQQVPVAQAAELAAALREGGARVRVERVPRTNHLFLADDDGGPEGYVRLVDRRVHPAALGAIAGFLEGALGAR
- the lepB gene encoding signal peptidase I, with the translated sequence MAAKPSSSDRSSVSQLRSGTKSGGGSSGGASTWENIKAILVTVAIFLAIRTFLIEAYRIPSGSMIPTLLVGDWLFVNKLAYGPHVPFTNVNLPGYDEPERGDVVVFVSPTQIDQPEDPNPTLVKRLVAVAGDTIYMRGGLLHVNGQPQPQGPAAAQNPKQDGGFSHPLFQWQHQFELKGSRFGEPPAQPTLDDWGPLVVPAKHLFMLGDNRYDSKDARYWGMVPRENVRGRPVFVYYSYRNSDESDRPFPFITDIRWGRLGTIIR